Proteins from one Telopea speciosissima isolate NSW1024214 ecotype Mountain lineage chromosome 1, Tspe_v1, whole genome shotgun sequence genomic window:
- the LOC122657865 gene encoding ferric reduction oxidase 7, chloroplastic-like produces MDEQSALQPLLSSEDVKLGYLKKTPFLVPLVKWLLKVVMLVLFVAWVVLIFLFPAEFMQGLYEKGIQATSGTLFGVSGSIFMLFSGPILLIAFLSFVYLLASGEEELDEYVISRKKTKFPRFRLWTFPVLVDGPFGVVSAAEFIGIILFAAYVLWATSAYTIQNFNLLSKFDLPSKERSLLMLELSGLRFGTIGIFCLAFLFLPVARGSILLRLIDIPFEHATKYHVWLGHLTMMIFTLHGACYVIAWAMRGRLLDELLKWKDIGVAVLPGVISLAAGLLMWVTSLNPVRKQYFELFFYTHQLYVVFVIFLALHVGDFIFCIAAGGIFLFLLDRFLRFCQSRKAVDVISATCLPCGTVEFVLSKPRNLQYNALSFVFLQVRELSLLQWHPFSVSSSPLDGSQHLSVLIKVLGEWTKKLRDNILDTREGERPRLTTSVEGPYGHESAYHLMYENLILVAGGIGISPFLAILSDILHRIKEKKPCLPRNVLVIWAVKKSKELSLLSSLDVESMGPFTDKLQLEIQNYVTQESEAPLEEGTQSKSMNSFKIVNGSSMSVLVGTGNKIWSGIYFILSSIGFIILIGLLDLFYIKPFQITSWWFKGLLFVVSMIASVVIFGGLVVVLWNLWEKINLGDENHMVDDEKKGIKQATEPLMKHADSSQEEPKLARLSTTWYGHRPDFQEIFDSISERWGRVDVGVIVCGPPTLQASVARECRSQNLRGRRNQALFHFNSHSFDL; encoded by the exons ATGGATGAACAGTCAGCTCTCCAACCCCTTCTTTCAAGCGAAGACGTCAAGCTTGGTTATCTCAAGAAGACACCTTTCTTGGTGCCTTTGGTTAAATGGTTACTCAAAGTTGTAATGTTGGTGCTCTTCGTTGCCTGGGTTGTCCTTATCTTTCTCTTCCCAGCTGAATTCATGCAGGGACTCTACGAGAAAGGGATTCAGGCCACCAGTGGAACCCTATTTGGAGTTTCAG GAAGTATATTTATGTTATTCAGTGGCCCAATTCTTCTTATTGCATTTCTGTCATTTGTGTATCTACTTGCTTCTGGAGAAGAGGAACTTGACGAATATGTCATTAGTCG GAAGAAGACTAAATTTCCTAGGTTTCGCTTGTGGACATTTCCTGTCCTCGTGGATGGACCATTCGGGGTTGTTTCTGCTGCTGAATTCATTGGAATTATCCTGTTTGCAGCATATGTTCTCTGGGCTACTTCTGCTTACACTATACAGAACTTCAATCTGCTATCTAAGTTTGATTTACCTTCTAAAGAGAGAAG TTTATTGATGTTGGAACTGTCGGGGCTTCGTTTTGGTACAATTGGGATATTTTGCTTAGCATTCCTATTTCTACCCGTTGCAAGGGGGTCAATTCTTCTCCGCCTCATAGATATTCCTTTTGAGCATGCTACAAAATATCATGTCTGGTTGGGGCATCTTACAATGATGATCTTTACTTTACATGGAGCATGCTATGTGATTGCATGGGCAATGCGGGGCCGCCTCCTGGATGAA TTGTTGAAGTGGAAAGATATTGGTGTAGCCGTTCTTCCTGGGGTTATCAGCCTTGCTGCTGGTTTATTGATGTGGGTGACATCACTAAATCCAGTGAGGAAACAGTATTTTGAACTGTTCTTCTATACACATCAACTATATGTTGTATTTGTCATATTCTTAGCTTTGCATGTTGGAGACTTCATCTTCTGTATAGCTGCTGGAGggatctttcttttccttcttgatCGCTTTCTGAGATTCTGCCAATCAAGAAAGGCCGTTGATGTAATTTCAGCCACGTGTCTTCCATGTGGAACAGTGGAATTTGTGCTTTCAAAGCCAAGAA ATTTGCAGTACAATGCTCTCAGTTTTGTCTTCCTTCAAGTGCGAGAATTATCTTTGCTGCAGTGGCATCCTTTTAGCGTTTCTTCTAGTCCTTTGGATGGTAGTCAGCATCTTTCAGTTCTCATTAAGGTTCTTGGGGAATGGACAAAGAAGCTGAGAGATAATATTTTAGATACTCGGGAGGGTGAACGACCAAGGTTAACAACTTCTGTTGAGGGCCCCTATGGGCATGAGTCAGCGTATCACCTAAT gTATGAAAACCTTATTTTAGTGGCAGGAGGCATTGGTATCTCACCATTCTTGGCTATCTTGAGTGATATTCTCCAccgtatcaaggagaagaaacctTGTCTGCCAAGAAATGTTTTAGTCATATGGGCTGTGAAAAAATCTAAggaactttctcttctttcttcactTGATGTTGAGTCAATGGGTCCCTTCACAGATAAACTGCAGCTTGAGATTCAAAATTATGTTACACAAGAATCAGAGGCTCCATTG GAAGAGGGTACACAATCTAAGAGCATGAACTCCTTCAAGATTGTCAATGGAAGCAGCATGTCTGTCTTGGTTGGTACAGGAAATAAAATCTGGTctggaatttattttattttgtcgTCCATTGGTTTTATCATCTTAATCGGTTTGCTGGACTTATTTTACATAAAGCCTTTTCAAATAACTTCATGGTGGTTCAAAGGACTTCTATTTGTGGTATCCATGATTGCAAGTGTAGTCATATTTGGGGGTCTGGTTGTCGTCTTGTGGAATCTTTGGGAGAAAATAAATTTGGGCGATGAGAATCACATGGTTGATGATGAAAAGAAAGGCATCAAGCAGGCTACTGAGCCACTAATGAAGCATGCTGATTCCTCTCAGGAAGAACCTAAACTTGCTAGACTGAGTACCACTTGGTATGGCCACCGACCAGACTTCCAAG